One region of Qipengyuania gaetbuli genomic DNA includes:
- the mreC gene encoding rod shape-determining protein MreC codes for MAPGGTRRSGYSRRAQYNLFTGYIIAGVGALIGAVLLALSFFQPTFFGGPRSAAQDAATPATETVATVRTSSKSLWDSIRGYYRAGSKNTELKREMELARIRLKEAEAVRQENVRLKGLLDLQDQERKPVAVARLIGSTSASTRRFAYLGAGERDGVRVGMPVRSPRGVVGRILETGRDSSRVLLLTDSESVLPVRRAGDEVVAFAEGRGDSLLRIKLINLGINPLKPGDMFVTSGAGGYYPPGIAVAIVTELTDDGGLARIVSDPAATDFVAIEPIFEPDGAKGATTPIEEELGD; via the coding sequence ATGGCGCCGGGCGGGACACGGCGCTCGGGCTATTCGCGGCGGGCGCAATACAATCTTTTTACCGGCTACATCATCGCCGGGGTCGGCGCGCTTATCGGTGCGGTGCTGCTTGCGCTGTCGTTCTTCCAGCCCACCTTCTTCGGCGGCCCACGCAGTGCGGCACAGGACGCCGCCACTCCTGCAACGGAAACCGTCGCCACCGTCCGTACCAGCAGCAAGTCGCTGTGGGATTCGATCCGCGGCTATTACCGTGCAGGCTCCAAGAACACCGAACTAAAGCGCGAGATGGAGCTTGCCCGCATCCGGCTGAAGGAAGCGGAAGCGGTCAGGCAGGAAAACGTGCGCCTCAAAGGCCTGCTCGACCTGCAGGACCAGGAGCGCAAGCCCGTTGCCGTGGCGCGTCTGATCGGCTCGACGTCGGCCAGCACGCGACGCTTCGCATATCTCGGGGCCGGCGAGCGTGACGGTGTGCGCGTGGGCATGCCTGTGCGCTCCCCGCGCGGCGTGGTCGGGCGCATCCTTGAGACCGGGCGTGATTCCTCTCGCGTCCTGCTGCTGACCGACAGCGAAAGCGTGCTGCCCGTGCGCCGTGCCGGCGATGAAGTCGTAGCCTTTGCCGAAGGGCGCGGCGACAGCCTGCTGCGGATCAAGCTTATCAACCTCGGCATCAATCCCCTGAAGCCGGGCGACATGTTCGTGACCTCCGGCGCAGGCGGTTACTATCCGCCCGGCATCGCCGTCGCGATCGTCACCGAGCTGACCGACGATGGCGGCCTTGCCCGCATCGTTTCGGATCCCGCGGCGACCGACTTCGTAGCCATCGAACCGATCTTCGAGCCCGATGGCGCAAAGGGAGCGACCACTCCCATCGAAGAGGAGCTCGGCGACTGA
- a CDS encoding rod shape-determining protein MreD has protein sequence MERMEPRARSDAYGSRINRSHSPLVANIVPWLSILLGSLLPIFPIAAALPMVPPLGFLMLLGWRLVRPGLLPVWAGFPLGLFDDLFSGQPFGFAILFWSATLLAIEFVEMRLPWRAFWQDWFTAGILVAAYILGGWMLSGATPTLPSFVALVPQLVFSILVFPIIARFIARLDRLRLRRWKRV, from the coding sequence ATGGAGCGGATGGAACCGCGCGCCCGCAGCGACGCTTACGGCAGCCGCATCAACCGTTCGCATTCGCCGCTGGTCGCCAACATAGTACCCTGGCTGTCGATCCTGCTGGGATCGCTCCTGCCAATATTCCCGATTGCCGCAGCATTGCCGATGGTCCCGCCGCTCGGGTTCCTCATGCTGCTGGGCTGGCGTCTGGTAAGGCCGGGGCTCCTGCCCGTCTGGGCCGGTTTCCCGCTCGGCCTGTTCGACGACCTGTTCAGCGGCCAGCCCTTCGGGTTCGCGATCCTGTTCTGGTCGGCCACGCTGCTCGCGATCGAATTCGTCGAGATGCGGCTGCCCTGGCGCGCATTCTGGCAGGACTGGTTCACGGCAGGTATATTGGTCGCCGCCTATATCCTGGGCGGGTGGATGCTTTCGGGTGCCACGCCGACCCTGCCGTCCTTCGTTGCCCTGGTGCCGCAGCTCGTGTTCTCGATCCTCGTCTTCCCGATCATCGCCCGCTTCATCGCCCGGCTCGACCGCCTGCGGCTGCGGCGCTGGAAGCGCGTCTGA
- a CDS encoding rod shape-determining protein: MGFWNNIFKFGVQNMAIDLGTANTLVYVQDQGIVLNEPSVVALETINGMKRVKAVGDDAKMMMGKTPDSIEAIRPLRDGVIADLDVAEEMIKHFIRKVNGRKSLMRYPEITICVPSGSTSVERRAIRDAASNAGASQVYLILEPMAAAIGADMPVTEPVGSMVVDIGGGTTEVAVLSLRGLAYTTSVRTGGDKMDEAIVSYVRRHHNLLIGDATAERIKKDYGIARAPEDGIGEQITIKGRDLVNGVPKEITINQGHIAEALSEPIGAIVEGVRIALENTAPELAADIVDQGIVLTGGGALIQGLDEYLRDETGLPVTIAEDPLSCVAIGTGRAMEDPIYRGVLMTA, encoded by the coding sequence ATGGGCTTCTGGAACAACATCTTCAAATTCGGCGTGCAGAACATGGCGATCGACCTCGGGACCGCCAATACGCTGGTCTATGTCCAGGATCAGGGCATCGTCCTGAACGAGCCGAGCGTGGTCGCACTCGAGACGATCAACGGCATGAAGCGCGTGAAGGCCGTTGGCGACGATGCGAAGATGATGATGGGCAAGACGCCCGACTCTATCGAGGCCATCCGCCCGCTGCGTGACGGCGTGATCGCCGACCTCGACGTGGCCGAGGAAATGATCAAGCACTTCATCCGGAAGGTGAACGGCCGCAAGAGCCTGATGCGCTATCCGGAAATCACCATCTGCGTTCCTTCGGGCTCCACCTCGGTCGAACGCCGCGCGATCCGCGACGCGGCATCGAATGCCGGTGCCTCGCAGGTCTACCTGATCCTCGAGCCCATGGCTGCCGCAATCGGCGCCGACATGCCCGTTACCGAGCCGGTCGGCAGCATGGTCGTGGACATCGGCGGCGGCACCACCGAAGTCGCCGTCCTGTCGCTCCGCGGCCTGGCCTACACCACCTCGGTCCGCACCGGCGGCGACAAGATGGACGAAGCCATCGTCAGCTACGTGCGACGACACCACAATTTGCTGATCGGTGACGCGACGGCCGAGCGCATCAAGAAGGACTACGGCATCGCCCGCGCTCCGGAAGACGGTATCGGCGAACAGATCACCATCAAGGGCCGCGACCTCGTCAACGGCGTGCCGAAGGAAATCACGATCAACCAGGGCCACATCGCCGAAGCCCTGAGCGAACCGATCGGCGCCATCGTCGAAGGCGTGCGTATCGCGCTGGAAAACACCGCGCCCGAACTGGCTGCCGACATCGTCGACCAAGGGATCGTGCTGACCGGTGGCGGCGCACTGATCCAGGGGCTCGACGAATATCTTCGTGACGAAACCGGCCTGCCGGTGACCATCGCCGAAGACCCGCTCTCCTGCGTCGCAATCGGCACCGGCCGCGCCATGGAAGACCCGATCTACCGCGGCGTGCTGATGACCGCTTGA